A genome region from Chryseobacterium sp. G0186 includes the following:
- the nuoH gene encoding NADH-quinone oxidoreductase subunit NuoH, whose protein sequence is MDLLTFKLILVLALFLLSLTIAAYSTWAERKVASIMQDRIGPNRAGPFGLLQPLADGGKFFFKEDFTPANAEKFLFVLGPALVMFISLITGAVIPWGKSLNIAGTSFDLQVANIDVGVLFIIGMASIGVYGIMIGGWASNNKYSLLGAIRASSQMISYELAMGLALLSIIMMSGSLDLKEITESQTTGKLWGIIPWGSGMNWNIFYQPIAFLVFFVAALAETNRHPFDLPECESELVTGYSTEYSSMKLGLYMFGEYVNMFISNAFMVVLFFGGYNYPGIEWVTQNWGENTAGILSIVAFLTKTVIGILIFMWIRWTLPRFRYDQLMHLGWKTLIPMALVNLLVTGAVILAFGN, encoded by the coding sequence ATGGATTTACTTACATTTAAACTTATACTTGTACTAGCACTTTTCTTGCTATCGTTAACGATTGCAGCCTACTCTACCTGGGCAGAAAGAAAAGTAGCCTCTATCATGCAGGATAGAATTGGTCCAAACAGAGCAGGACCTTTCGGATTACTGCAACCTCTTGCTGATGGTGGAAAATTCTTCTTCAAGGAAGACTTTACGCCTGCCAATGCAGAAAAGTTTCTTTTCGTATTGGGACCGGCTTTGGTAATGTTTATTTCACTGATCACGGGAGCTGTTATTCCTTGGGGTAAAAGTTTAAATATTGCAGGTACTTCTTTTGATCTTCAGGTTGCTAACATTGATGTTGGTGTACTTTTCATCATCGGAATGGCTTCAATTGGGGTTTACGGAATTATGATCGGAGGTTGGGCTTCCAACAACAAATATTCATTATTAGGTGCTATCCGTGCTTCTTCTCAGATGATTTCTTATGAATTGGCAATGGGACTGGCACTTCTTTCTATTATCATGATGTCTGGAAGTTTAGATCTGAAAGAAATTACTGAAAGCCAGACTACCGGGAAATTATGGGGAATTATTCCTTGGGGTTCAGGGATGAACTGGAATATTTTCTACCAGCCGATTGCTTTCCTTGTTTTCTTTGTAGCCGCTTTGGCAGAAACCAACAGACACCCGTTCGATTTACCGGAGTGTGAATCTGAATTGGTTACAGGATACTCTACAGAATACTCTTCCATGAAGTTAGGATTATATATGTTCGGAGAATATGTGAACATGTTTATTTCTAATGCATTCATGGTTGTTCTTTTCTTCGGTGGTTACAACTATCCTGGCATTGAATGGGTTACTCAGAACTGGGGTGAGAACACTGCAGGGATCTTGAGTATTGTAGCATTCCTTACGAAAACAGTAATCGGAATCCTGATCTTCATGTGGATCAGATGGACACTTCCAAGATTCAGATATGACCAGTTAATGCACTTAGGATGGAAAACTCTGATTCCTATGGCATTAGTAAATCTATTGGTTACAGGTGCAGTAATTTTAGCATTTGGAAACTAA
- a CDS encoding 2Fe-2S iron-sulfur cluster-binding protein, translated as MSEEVKKFKITIDGQTAEVLPGTSILEAARQIGGKSVPPAMCYYSKLETSGGRCRTCLVEVSKGSEADPRPMPKLVASCRTNVMDGMEVKNLTSEKAQEGRKAVTEFLLVNHPLDCPVCDQAGECHLQDLGYEHGNLETRTEFERNTYEADDLGPNIKLNMNRCILCARCVLTANQLTETREHGILFRGDHAEISTYLNKALDNDFIGNIIDVCPVGALTDRTSRFASRVWFTKPMNATCKCDKCSGKAVVWMKGDEIVRVTARKDQWGEVEEFICDTCRFERKALSDWNIEGPRHIDRHSVISLNHYEKPKDELRVLDNPMAKEISEKDEK; from the coding sequence ATGAGCGAAGAAGTTAAAAAATTCAAAATAACTATAGACGGACAGACTGCTGAAGTTTTGCCTGGTACTTCTATTTTAGAAGCTGCAAGACAAATCGGTGGTAAATCTGTACCTCCTGCAATGTGCTACTACAGCAAATTGGAAACCAGTGGGGGGAGATGTAGAACTTGTTTGGTAGAAGTTTCTAAAGGATCTGAAGCAGATCCGCGTCCTATGCCAAAATTAGTGGCAAGTTGCAGAACGAATGTAATGGACGGGATGGAAGTGAAAAATCTTACTTCTGAGAAAGCACAGGAAGGTAGAAAAGCCGTTACTGAATTCTTATTGGTTAATCACCCTCTAGACTGCCCTGTCTGTGATCAGGCTGGTGAATGTCACCTTCAGGATCTTGGATATGAGCATGGAAACCTTGAGACAAGAACTGAATTCGAAAGAAATACCTACGAAGCAGACGACCTTGGTCCAAACATCAAGTTGAATATGAACCGTTGTATTCTTTGTGCAAGATGTGTATTAACTGCCAATCAGCTTACAGAAACAAGAGAACACGGTATCCTTTTCAGAGGAGATCACGCTGAAATTTCTACGTATTTAAATAAAGCTTTAGACAATGACTTCATCGGAAACATTATTGATGTTTGTCCGGTTGGAGCATTAACAGACAGAACATCTCGTTTTGCAAGCAGAGTATGGTTTACAAAGCCTATGAATGCTACTTGTAAATGTGATAAATGTTCAGGAAAAGCTGTAGTTTGGATGAAAGGGGATGAAATTGTAAGGGTAACTGCAAGAAAAGACCAGTGGGGTGAAGTTGAAGAATTCATCTGTGATACATGCCGTTTCGAAAGAAAAGCATTGTCAGACTGGAACATCGAAGGTCCTAGACATATTGACAGACACTCAGTAATTTCATTGAACCACTACGAAAAGCCTAAGGATGAGCTAAGAGTTTTAGACAATCCAATGGCTAAGGAAATCAGTGAAAAAGACGAAAAATAA
- the nuoF gene encoding NADH-quinone oxidoreductase subunit NuoF, with amino-acid sequence MSKKLLLKDAHIEGIRYFETYRKQGGYTAAEKALKMTPDEILEEVKVSGLRGRGGAGFPTGMKWSFLAKPEGVPRHLVVNADESEPGTFKDRYLMEFLPHLLIEGMLISSYCLGSNVSYIYIRGEYSWIPDILEEAIEEAKAAGFLGKNILGTGFDCEIYVQRGGGAYICGEETALLESLEGKRGNPRLKPPFPAVKGLWERPTVVNNVESIAAIVPIIDITGAEYAKIGVGRSTGTKLISACGNINKPGVYEIDMTITVEEFIYSDEYCGGIKDGKRLKACIPGGSSVPIVPANLLLRTVNGEPRYMNYESLADGGFATGTMMGSGGFIVLDEDQCIVDHTMTLARFYHHESCGQCTPCREGTGWMHKILKKIEKGEGKMEDIDLLWDIQRKIEGNTICPLGDAAAWPVAAAIRHFRDEFEWHVKNPELSQTQNYGLAHYADPIPAVEKNA; translated from the coding sequence ATGAGTAAAAAACTTTTACTTAAAGACGCACATATAGAAGGTATCCGCTACTTTGAAACATACCGTAAACAGGGAGGTTACACAGCAGCAGAGAAAGCCTTGAAAATGACTCCTGACGAAATTCTTGAAGAAGTAAAAGTATCAGGACTGAGAGGACGTGGTGGAGCAGGATTCCCGACAGGGATGAAATGGAGCTTTTTGGCTAAACCGGAAGGCGTTCCAAGACACCTTGTTGTCAATGCGGATGAATCTGAACCAGGAACATTCAAGGACAGATATCTGATGGAATTTCTTCCTCACTTATTAATTGAGGGAATGCTGATTTCGTCTTACTGTTTAGGTTCCAATGTTTCCTATATCTACATCCGTGGAGAATATTCATGGATTCCGGATATTTTGGAAGAAGCTATTGAGGAAGCTAAAGCAGCAGGATTTTTAGGTAAAAATATTTTAGGAACCGGTTTCGATTGTGAAATCTATGTACAAAGAGGTGGTGGAGCATACATCTGTGGTGAAGAAACTGCATTGCTTGAATCCCTTGAAGGAAAAAGAGGAAACCCAAGGTTAAAACCACCATTCCCGGCTGTAAAAGGTCTTTGGGAGCGACCAACGGTGGTAAACAACGTTGAATCTATCGCAGCGATCGTTCCAATTATTGATATTACAGGTGCTGAGTATGCTAAAATCGGAGTGGGTAGATCTACAGGAACGAAATTAATTTCTGCTTGTGGAAACATCAACAAACCGGGAGTATACGAAATCGATATGACCATCACTGTAGAAGAATTCATTTACTCTGATGAGTACTGCGGTGGTATTAAAGACGGAAAAAGATTAAAGGCTTGTATTCCTGGAGGAAGTTCTGTTCCGATTGTTCCAGCTAACCTATTGCTGAGAACGGTGAACGGAGAGCCAAGATATATGAACTATGAGTCATTGGCAGACGGTGGTTTTGCTACCGGAACCATGATGGGATCTGGAGGTTTCATCGTTTTGGATGAAGACCAGTGTATTGTGGATCACACCATGACTTTAGCAAGATTTTATCACCATGAAAGTTGTGGACAATGTACACCTTGCCGTGAAGGAACGGGATGGATGCATAAGATCTTAAAGAAAATTGAGAAAGGAGAAGGAAAAATGGAAGACATCGATCTACTTTGGGATATCCAGAGAAAAATCGAAGGAAATACAATTTGTCCGTTAGGTGATGCAGCGGCTTGGCCTGTTGCAGCAGCAATCCGTCACTTCAGAGATGAATTTGAGTGGCACGTAAAAAACCCTGAGTTATCTCAGACCCAAAACTATGGATTGGCACATTATGCAGATCCTATCCCGGCTGTTGAAAAAAATGCTTAG
- the nuoE gene encoding complex I 24 kDa subunit family protein → MSETIAFKPESLAQVHKIIARYPEGRQKSALLPVLHLAQKEFGGWLDVPVMDYVAGLLSIQPIEVYEVATFYTMFNMKPVGKYVLEVCRTGPCMVCGSEKILDHIRTKLNIKDGETTEDGMFTLKPAECLGACGYAPMMQLGKFFHENLTIEKVDEILDLCRQGQLALD, encoded by the coding sequence ATGAGCGAAACAATAGCTTTTAAACCGGAAAGTTTAGCACAGGTACATAAAATTATCGCAAGATATCCTGAGGGAAGACAGAAATCTGCTCTTCTTCCTGTACTTCACTTAGCACAGAAAGAATTCGGAGGATGGTTAGATGTTCCTGTGATGGATTATGTTGCCGGACTATTAAGTATCCAACCCATTGAAGTATATGAAGTGGCTACTTTCTATACGATGTTTAATATGAAGCCGGTAGGTAAATATGTTTTGGAAGTTTGCAGAACAGGACCTTGTATGGTTTGTGGAAGCGAAAAAATTCTTGATCATATCAGAACCAAACTGAACATTAAAGATGGAGAAACTACTGAAGACGGAATGTTCACATTAAAGCCTGCTGAATGTCTTGGAGCATGTGGATATGCACCAATGATGCAGCTTGGGAAATTCTTTCATGAAAATTTAACAATAGAAAAAGTAGACGAAATCCTTGATCTTTGCAGACAGGGACAGCTTGCTTTAGACTAA
- the nuoD gene encoding NADH dehydrogenase (quinone) subunit D yields MKDNSLSNILNQYESKEQIDGQLYTLNLGPTHPATHGIFQNILTMDGERILHAEQTVGYIHRAFEKISERRNYSQITTLTDRMNYCSAPINNLGWHMTVEKLIGVKVPKRVDYMRVILMELARIGDHLICNGVTGMDSGAITGLTYMFIERERIYDMYEQICGARMTTNMGRIGGFERDFTPKFHELLQDFLKTFPARFKEFGTLLERNRIFMDRTIGTGAISAERALSYGFTGPNLRAAGVDYDVRVAQPYSSYEDFDFIIPVGTSGDTYDRFMVRQQEIWESLKIIKQAYENLPEGPFHADVPDFYLPEKADVYQKMEALIYHFKIVMGETDVPKGEVYHAVEGGNGELGFYLVSDGGRSPYRLHFRRPCFIYYQAYPEMITGSVISDAIVTMCSMNIIAGELDA; encoded by the coding sequence ATGAAAGATAACTCATTATCTAATATACTAAACCAATACGAAAGTAAGGAACAGATTGACGGACAATTATATACCCTCAATTTAGGCCCTACCCACCCTGCCACTCACGGGATTTTCCAGAATATCTTAACGATGGATGGAGAAAGAATTCTTCACGCTGAGCAGACAGTAGGATATATCCACAGAGCATTTGAGAAAATTTCAGAAAGAAGAAACTATTCTCAGATCACTACCCTTACCGACCGTATGAATTACTGTTCTGCCCCAATCAATAACCTGGGTTGGCACATGACGGTAGAAAAGCTGATCGGCGTTAAAGTTCCAAAACGTGTAGATTATATGCGTGTTATCCTAATGGAATTGGCAAGAATCGGTGATCACCTGATCTGTAACGGAGTAACCGGGATGGACTCAGGAGCAATTACAGGTCTTACTTATATGTTCATCGAAAGAGAACGTATTTATGATATGTATGAGCAGATCTGCGGAGCAAGGATGACCACCAATATGGGAAGAATCGGAGGATTTGAAAGAGACTTCACTCCAAAATTCCATGAGTTATTACAGGATTTCTTAAAGACATTCCCTGCAAGATTCAAAGAATTCGGTACTTTATTAGAAAGAAACAGAATTTTTATGGACAGAACCATCGGTACGGGAGCTATTTCTGCCGAAAGAGCTTTAAGCTACGGTTTCACAGGTCCAAACCTACGTGCAGCAGGAGTAGATTACGATGTAAGAGTTGCACAACCTTATTCATCATACGAAGATTTCGACTTCATTATTCCTGTAGGAACTTCAGGAGATACTTACGACCGTTTCATGGTTCGTCAACAAGAAATCTGGGAATCACTTAAAATTATCAAACAAGCATACGAAAACCTTCCGGAAGGACCATTCCACGCGGATGTTCCTGATTTCTATCTTCCTGAAAAAGCAGATGTATATCAGAAAATGGAAGCATTGATCTACCATTTCAAAATCGTTATGGGAGAAACTGATGTACCAAAAGGAGAAGTTTACCATGCTGTAGAGGGAGGAAACGGAGAATTAGGTTTCTATCTTGTGAGTGACGGAGGAAGAAGCCCTTATAGGCTTCACTTCAGAAGACCATGTTTCATCTACTATCAGGCATATCCTGAAATGATTACAGGTTCTGTAATTTCAGATGCCATTGTAACGATGTGTAGTATGAATATCATTGCGGGAGAATTAGACGCATAA
- a CDS encoding NADH-quinone oxidoreductase subunit C, which produces MTNEFVLEAITREFPESVISSSEPYGMLTIEVKKEDIKKIIHYLKDSSLEINFLTDVCGIHYPEFPEKEIGVVYHLHNMMANFRLRLKIFMSRENIEVDSLVDLYAGANWMERETYDFYGIKFKGHPDLRPILNMEDLGYHPMLKEYRLEDGTRTDKDDNMFGR; this is translated from the coding sequence ATGACAAACGAATTTGTATTAGAAGCAATCACCAGAGAATTTCCGGAATCTGTTATTTCAAGTTCAGAACCGTATGGAATGCTGACTATTGAAGTGAAGAAAGAAGATATCAAGAAGATTATTCATTATCTTAAAGATTCATCTTTAGAAATCAATTTCCTTACTGACGTTTGTGGTATTCATTACCCTGAATTTCCGGAAAAAGAAATAGGTGTTGTTTACCATCTGCACAATATGATGGCTAACTTCAGATTACGTCTGAAGATCTTTATGTCCAGAGAAAACATCGAAGTAGATTCTCTTGTGGATCTATATGCAGGTGCCAACTGGATGGAAAGAGAAACGTATGATTTCTATGGGATTAAATTTAAAGGACACCCGGATCTTAGACCTATCTTGAATATGGAAGATCTTGGATACCACCCAATGCTGAAGGAATATCGACTTGAAGACGGTACCAGAACCGACAAGGACGATAATATGTTTGGAAGATAA
- a CDS encoding NADH-quinone oxidoreductase subunit B: protein MSDKKPVIRTDAPAPEGYEGEGFFATKLSSVIGMARKFSLWPLPFATSCCGIEFMATLNPTYDASRFGMERNSFSPRQADMLMVCGTISKKLGPVLKEVYTQMAEPKWVVAVGACASSGGIFDTYSVLQGIDKIIPVDVYVPGCPPRPEQIIEGVMQVQALAESESIRRRDMPEYQKLLDSYNISN, encoded by the coding sequence ATGTCAGATAAAAAACCAGTAATAAGAACAGATGCACCTGCTCCCGAAGGATATGAAGGAGAAGGGTTTTTCGCAACAAAACTGAGCAGTGTAATCGGTATGGCAAGAAAGTTTTCACTTTGGCCATTGCCATTTGCAACCTCTTGTTGTGGTATCGAGTTTATGGCTACCCTAAACCCGACTTATGATGCTTCAAGATTTGGAATGGAAAGAAACTCTTTCTCTCCAAGACAAGCAGATATGCTAATGGTTTGCGGAACTATATCAAAGAAATTAGGACCTGTCCTAAAAGAAGTATATACTCAAATGGCTGAGCCAAAATGGGTAGTAGCAGTTGGAGCTTGTGCTTCCAGCGGTGGTATTTTTGATACCTACTCTGTGCTTCAAGGAATTGATAAAATTATTCCGGTAGACGTTTACGTTCCTGGATGTCCTCCAAGACCGGAACAGATCATTGAAGGAGTAATGCAGGTACAGGCTCTTGCAGAAAGCGAAAGCATCAGAAGAAGAGACATGCCTGAATATCAGAAATTACTAGATTCTTACAATATAAGCAACTAA
- a CDS encoding NADH-quinone oxidoreductase subunit A, whose translation MNLPESYIPILIQAGVAVGFVAVSLLGAHFLGPKQKKGDSVKNQSWECGVPSEGNARTPFSIKYFLTAVLFVLFDIEIVFFYPYAVNFREFGMEGFLAVLTFVAIFFVAFFYVWKRGALDWDK comes from the coding sequence ATGAATTTACCTGAAAGTTATATTCCAATCCTTATCCAGGCAGGGGTAGCAGTAGGATTTGTCGCTGTTTCGTTACTTGGTGCCCATTTCCTAGGTCCAAAACAGAAAAAAGGAGATTCTGTGAAAAACCAGAGTTGGGAATGTGGGGTTCCTAGTGAGGGAAATGCAAGAACACCGTTTTCTATCAAGTACTTCCTGACTGCGGTATTGTTCGTACTATTCGATATTGAGATCGTATTCTTTTATCCATACGCGGTAAACTTCAGAGAATTCGGCATGGAAGGATTCCTGGCCGTACTTACATTCGTTGCGATCTTCTTCGTAGCGTTTTTCTATGTTTGGAAACGTGGCGCGTTAGATTGGGATAAATAA
- a CDS encoding GTP cyclohydrolase encodes MSTISIIEVKTAGQLKQFVRFPMDLYKNNPYYVPSFIKDEMKIWDAKENPALDYSESKQYLAIKDNKVVGRIAVIINHKEEKELGIKKVRFGWIDFIDDAQVSKALIQTAIDYTKEHQIDKIEGPMGFTNLDKAGMLTMGFDKLATMIGIYNHAYYPKHLENLGLIKEKEWVEYEMNFPKVLPEKVEKFSGLIAQKYKLSVLKFKSKEEILPYVEPMFKLLDETYKHLSTYTPISEEQIKTYKEKYFPLIDKNYVICVVDENQQLVSFAITMPSYSKALQKSKGKLFPFGWWHFLQASKKNDRANFYLIGIHPEYQRRGVTAIIFKEIFVRFTSMGINFAETNPELEENKSVQVLWQDYNPVNHKRRRTYSLMINDGQ; translated from the coding sequence ATGTCTACAATTTCAATTATTGAAGTAAAAACTGCTGGTCAGCTCAAGCAATTCGTAAGATTTCCGATGGATTTATACAAAAATAATCCATACTATGTTCCATCCTTTATTAAAGATGAAATGAAGATCTGGGATGCAAAGGAAAATCCAGCCTTAGATTATTCTGAATCCAAACAATATTTGGCCATAAAAGACAATAAGGTAGTTGGAAGAATTGCTGTAATTATTAATCATAAAGAAGAAAAGGAATTAGGCATCAAAAAGGTACGATTTGGATGGATAGACTTCATTGACGACGCCCAAGTTTCCAAAGCTTTAATCCAAACAGCCATTGATTATACCAAAGAACATCAAATTGACAAAATTGAGGGACCAATGGGTTTCACCAATCTTGACAAGGCAGGTATGCTGACTATGGGATTTGATAAGCTGGCCACAATGATTGGAATTTACAATCATGCATATTACCCTAAACATCTTGAAAATCTGGGGTTAATTAAGGAAAAAGAATGGGTAGAATATGAAATGAATTTCCCAAAAGTACTTCCTGAAAAGGTAGAAAAATTCAGTGGACTAATTGCCCAAAAATATAAGCTTAGCGTTCTCAAATTCAAATCAAAGGAAGAAATTCTCCCTTATGTAGAACCTATGTTCAAGTTATTGGATGAAACGTACAAACATCTTTCCACTTATACTCCAATTTCAGAGGAACAGATAAAAACCTACAAAGAAAAATACTTCCCGCTTATTGATAAGAATTATGTAATCTGTGTAGTGGATGAAAACCAGCAACTGGTTTCTTTTGCCATTACGATGCCCTCTTACTCAAAGGCATTACAAAAATCAAAAGGGAAGCTATTTCCTTTTGGATGGTGGCATTTTTTACAGGCCAGCAAGAAAAATGACCGTGCCAATTTTTACCTGATCGGAATTCACCCTGAATATCAAAGACGTGGGGTAACGGCAATTATCTTCAAGGAGATTTTTGTACGATTCACAAGCATGGGGATCAATTTTGCGGAAACTAATCCGGAACTGGAAGAAAACAAAAGTGTACAGGTTCTTTGGCAGGATTACAACCCTGTAAACCATAAAAGAAGAAGAACCTATTCTTTGATGATAAATGATGGGCAATAA
- a CDS encoding zinc metallopeptidase gives MAGYYIIIGISMLVSWWVSSRLKSKFEYYSNVHLRNGLSGKEVAEKMLRDNGINDVQVISVPGQLTDHYNPADKTVNLSEGVYMQRNAASAAVAAHECGHAVQHARGYSMLNLRSKLVPIVNISSNLMQFVLIAGIAVMAASRTIENPNGNTTVLAIGVAMFAVTTLFAFVTLPVEYDASNRAMKWLKDTGTVTAEEFVGVQDSLKWAARTYVVAALGSLAQLLYWGSLLLGGRRD, from the coding sequence ATGGCGGGTTATTATATCATTATTGGTATTTCAATGCTGGTGAGCTGGTGGGTTTCATCCAGGTTGAAATCAAAATTTGAATATTATTCCAATGTACATCTGCGAAACGGCCTTTCGGGGAAAGAAGTTGCAGAGAAAATGTTGAGAGATAACGGGATTAATGATGTTCAGGTAATATCAGTTCCCGGACAGTTGACGGACCACTATAATCCAGCAGATAAAACAGTAAACCTTTCAGAAGGGGTATATATGCAGAGAAATGCAGCATCTGCAGCAGTAGCAGCCCATGAATGCGGACATGCCGTACAGCATGCCAGAGGATATTCAATGTTGAACCTACGTTCTAAGTTGGTTCCTATTGTCAATATAAGTTCCAATCTGATGCAGTTTGTTCTTATAGCAGGTATAGCAGTAATGGCAGCCTCAAGAACAATAGAAAATCCAAACGGAAACACCACTGTTTTGGCGATTGGGGTAGCCATGTTTGCAGTAACCACTCTTTTTGCTTTTGTAACATTGCCCGTTGAGTATGATGCAAGTAACAGAGCAATGAAATGGCTTAAAGATACTGGAACGGTTACAGCTGAAGAATTTGTTGGAGTTCAGGATAGTTTGAAATGGGCAGCAAGAACTTATGTGGTAGCAGCCCTAGGATCATTGGCTCAGCTTCTTTACTGGGGATCTTTACTTCTTGGTGGAAGAAGAGATTAA
- a CDS encoding IMPACT family protein, with product MFEYKTIETPIENTLIKEKGSKFIGFAYPVTNEKELKSALEKVREEHPKATHHCYAFRMGLTGENYRANDDGEPSGSAGLPIFNQLLAHEVTNILVIVVRYYGGTKLGVSGLVKTYKESAKLTLEEANIITRELETEIEIQFNFNQQNIIFTLLSKFDAKVLNFDANENCILTASLKLAQKESISEKLSEIQHVSFEFND from the coding sequence ATGTTTGAATACAAAACCATAGAAACCCCCATAGAAAATACCTTAATAAAAGAGAAAGGAAGCAAGTTCATTGGATTTGCCTACCCTGTCACCAATGAAAAGGAGCTGAAAAGTGCCTTGGAAAAAGTGAGAGAGGAACATCCAAAGGCAACACACCACTGCTATGCTTTCAGAATGGGATTAACCGGCGAAAATTATAGAGCTAATGACGACGGAGAGCCGTCAGGAAGTGCAGGTTTGCCTATTTTCAACCAATTGTTAGCCCATGAAGTCACCAATATACTGGTTATTGTAGTTCGTTACTATGGCGGAACCAAACTTGGGGTCTCGGGACTCGTAAAAACATACAAGGAATCTGCCAAGCTCACCCTTGAAGAAGCCAATATTATTACAAGAGAACTTGAGACGGAAATTGAAATTCAGTTTAATTTTAATCAGCAGAATATCATCTTTACGCTTCTTTCAAAATTTGATGCAAAAGTGCTTAATTTTGATGCTAATGAAAACTGCATCCTTACCGCTTCATTAAAGTTAGCACAAAAGGAAAGCATATCTGAAAAACTATCAGAGATTCAACATGTGTCATTTGAATTTAATGATTAG
- a CDS encoding bacteriocin-like protein, whose product MKNVKKVSRKNLKEVQGGIAPKCCSYYPPAWQHCCPTPSSMSCPPPWVDGSFPC is encoded by the coding sequence ATGAAAAATGTAAAGAAAGTTTCAAGAAAAAATTTAAAGGAAGTACAGGGAGGCATTGCTCCTAAATGTTGCTCATATTACCCGCCTGCATGGCAGCATTGCTGTCCGACACCCTCAAGTATGAGCTGCCCACCACCTTGGGTGGATGGAAGTTTCCCTTGCTAA
- the ribD gene encoding bifunctional diaminohydroxyphosphoribosylaminopyrimidine deaminase/5-amino-6-(5-phosphoribosylamino)uracil reductase RibD yields the protein MNNDELYIKRCIELARKALGKTYPNPLVGSVIVHNGKIIGEGYHHKAGEPHAEINAINSVENKDLIPESTIYVSLEPCAHYGKTPPCALKIKELGFKKVVIGAMDSHDKVNGKGKKIIQDAGIEAISGILEKECIELNKRFFTYHEKKRPYVILKWAESGDGFLDKDFKPTAISNTLVNQFVHQLRADEHAILVGTQTALNDNPSLTVRNVEGVNPTRILIDFDLKVPEHFKIYNNEAKTLILNTIKEATEDHIQFIKIRKENFLTDLMDILYKEQIQSVIIEGGRFTLQQFIDADLWDEAIIIKNDTLKLESGTKAPELRYIPYKTENYRDNTISFFKSK from the coding sequence ATGAACAACGACGAATTATATATTAAAAGATGCATTGAGCTGGCCCGAAAAGCACTGGGAAAGACCTACCCCAATCCCCTAGTCGGAAGTGTAATCGTGCACAATGGAAAAATCATTGGTGAAGGATATCACCATAAGGCCGGGGAACCACATGCAGAAATCAATGCCATCAATTCTGTTGAAAATAAGGACCTGATTCCCGAATCAACCATCTATGTTTCTTTGGAGCCTTGTGCTCATTATGGGAAAACACCGCCCTGCGCTTTAAAGATTAAAGAACTGGGCTTTAAAAAAGTAGTGATTGGCGCTATGGATTCCCATGATAAGGTGAATGGAAAAGGAAAAAAAATCATTCAGGATGCTGGAATTGAAGCTATTTCCGGGATTCTTGAAAAAGAATGCATAGAACTTAATAAAAGATTCTTCACTTATCACGAAAAGAAAAGGCCTTATGTTATTTTAAAGTGGGCAGAATCCGGTGATGGATTTTTAGATAAGGATTTTAAACCTACTGCTATTTCCAATACACTGGTAAACCAGTTTGTACACCAATTAAGAGCAGATGAACATGCCATTTTGGTAGGAACGCAAACTGCTTTAAATGACAACCCAAGTCTGACAGTAAGAAACGTTGAGGGAGTAAATCCAACCCGAATACTCATTGATTTTGATTTAAAAGTTCCTGAACATTTTAAGATTTACAACAATGAAGCAAAAACATTGATTTTAAATACAATCAAAGAAGCTACTGAAGACCATATTCAATTCATTAAAATCAGGAAAGAGAATTTTCTGACTGACTTGATGGATATTTTATATAAGGAACAAATTCAATCTGTGATTATAGAAGGAGGCCGCTTTACCTTACAGCAATTCATTGATGCTGATCTTTGGGACGAAGCAATAATTATTAAAAATGATACCCTGAAGTTAGAAAGCGGGACAAAAGCTCCGGAATTACGCTATATTCCTTATAAAACTGAAAATTACAGGGATAATACCATTTCATTTTTTAAATCAAAATAA